The window GCGGTGTTCTGCGGGTTGGTGCGCAGGTCGGTGGGACATATCCCGTACGCGGACCGGAACGCGCGGGTGAAGGCCGCGTGCGAGTTGTAGCCGGCGCTGACCGCGATGTCGATGATGGTGCGGTCCCCGTAGACCAGCCGGTAGGCCGCCAGGGAGAGCCGGAGCCTGCGGACGTAGCGGTGGATCGGCTCGCCGACCTGGTGCCGGAAGACCCGGCGCAGGTAGTCGGGCGAGGTGTTGGTGGCCATCGCCAGCTCCTCCAGCGAGACGGCGGCCTCACCGTCCCTGACCTGGGCCACGATGTGGGGGATGGCCCGGCGCAGACGCTCGTCGTGGCTGCTCAGCGTGTCGATCTTCATAGCAGACTGAAGCCCTCCGCTTCTCGGGTCCCTCGGGCGGGGTCCGACGGGCGACCGGAGCCGAGCCCGGGCCTGTTGGAGCCGACGCCTGACCGACCGATGGCATGACAATCGATCGCACCTCAATGCCTACCTGCGCGGTCACCCCCCGTGCGCGCCAGGGTCAGACGTCCAGATCCACCTCGCCCCGTGGCATGTCCGGTGGACGGACGCCGCCCTGACAGCGGCTCCCGGGGACGGGCGAAGACGGGCCCCGACGGGCACCTGGCCCTGACGGGGATTCTCACGATGCTAGGGGGGGCGTCCATGGCTGTCCAGCGGGCCGCAGCCGGTGCACGGAGGTGCGCCACGGCGGCCACGGGAGGTCAGGGGTCCGTACCCGGGTGTGCCGACGCCTCAGGACACCGGCTGGCGCAGGATGGTACGGCGTCGCTCGGGGGCCGTCCTGGTCGGGTCCGAGAGGTAGATCTCGTGGTGCCGGCCGGCCTCGCGCAGCCCCTCGGTGTGCAGGTAGTCGTGCAGCAGCTTCACCGTCCGCGGCTCGGTCTCGTAGGGGCCCTGGTGCAGCACCTGGACGCAGCGGCCCTCGGTGAAGGACTCCCGGCGCAGCCGGCCGACCGCCTCGGCCCCGGCCTTCCCTTCCGCCTTGGCCTCCGCCTTGGCGAGCGCGGCGGCGAGTTGCGCGTCGGTGTAGGGGACGGGCTGGCGGATCAGCAGGGTCCACCGCCAGCCGGCCCGGGCGCCGGGGCCGTAGGAGTCGGCGGAGACGGCGTCGAAGTGCGGGTCGTCGCTGTGCCAGAGCCCTTCCAGCGGCATCACCGCGTAGTCCGTCCCGGTGTCGGCCCGGACGGCGAACTTCAGGGCGTAGGAGACCGCGTACAGCGCGGCGATGGCGGGCCCGAACTCGGGGCTCTGCTGCGGGTCGCCGGTCCCGTCGAGGGCCAGGAAGGCGAACTCGGGGACGTCTAGCGGTTGCGGGACGGCCTTCGCACGGTACAGCTCGCCGCCCAGCTTGCGGTGGTCGGTCTTCTCGGCCTTCTTCCCGGTCTTCTCCCCGGCCTTGCCGGACTGCCCTGCCTGCTCTGCCTTCTCGGCCCTCTGCTCGGTCTTCTTCTCGGCCTTGCCGGTGGTACCCATGGTGCACAACTCCCGTACGACTGCGGATCGGGGCGCCCGGGGCGCCGGTGGAACAGGGCGACCGGTGGCCCCCGCAGGGGCGAACGAGACGGCGCGACGACGGTCACCGCGCGTCCGGTCGCACGGTCCGGGCCGCCGCCCCGCCGTCGGTCCGGGCTCCTGACCCGGGCTTCACCCAGGAGCGGGCCGGTCCGGGACCGCTTTTCCACCGTTGCGGTCAAGTACTCCCCCGGCAACCGATCCAAAGCTTGACTGAGCCGGTCAACAACGCTCCTACCGCTTCTCACCCGGTCGTTTCGCTGCGAGAACTGACGTGCGCGGTTCCCCCATCCGGATGACGAGAGGGATGCATCGTGACTCCAGCCGCCCAGTGGACCCCCGTGCCGGTGCCGGCCGCAGCGGACCCCCATGAGGTCCCGTCGCACTGGTTCAACCTCGTCCCCAGCCTGCCCGGCCCCGTCCCGCCGCCCCGCGAGCCCGAGGGCGCCGAGCACGACGCCTGGGGCTCCCGGCTCGCCCTGCAGCAGCGGATCCGGCTCGACGCCGTCCGCGCCCAGGACGGTGCCACCGAACCCTTCCTGGCCATCCCGGAGCGGGTGCGCGAGGAGCTGGCGTCGATCGGACGCCCCACCCCGCTGCTGCGGGCCCGGGCCCTGGAGCGCTACCTGGAGACCCCGGCCCGGATCTACCTCAAGCGCGAGGACGTGCTGCCCACCGGCAGCTTCAAGCTCAACTCGGCCATCGCCCAGGCCCACTAC of the Kitasatospora sp. NBC_01246 genome contains:
- a CDS encoding GyrI-like domain-containing protein, producing MGTTGKAEKKTEQRAEKAEQAGQSGKAGEKTGKKAEKTDHRKLGGELYRAKAVPQPLDVPEFAFLALDGTGDPQQSPEFGPAIAALYAVSYALKFAVRADTGTDYAVMPLEGLWHSDDPHFDAVSADSYGPGARAGWRWTLLIRQPVPYTDAQLAAALAKAEAKAEGKAGAEAVGRLRRESFTEGRCVQVLHQGPYETEPRTVKLLHDYLHTEGLREAGRHHEIYLSDPTRTAPERRRTILRQPVS